CCACCGTAATAGCGACGCCCCGGGTAGCCCTCGGCGTACTTGTTCGTGAGCACCGAGCCCTGCGACTGCAGCACCGAGACGGGCACGAAGTTCTCGGAGGCGATCATCTCGAGGAACGTCTGCTGACGGGCCAGCTCGCGGTCGAGGACCTGTGCGATCTCGGGATCGACTTCGGAAAGCGGGGCGTTGAAGAACTTGTCGGTCATGCGTCCTCCTCGGACGGTTACGGGATATGGGTCTCGGTGCGCGTCCGTAGGGCGGACGTGTCTACAACAACTCATCGGCCCAGGCGCGCGGTCGAATCCGTAACGGTCGCTCCCCGGTGGTAGCCCACCCAGACGCCAGTCGCGACGCCTGAAAGCTTAGCGGATGCCTGGGCGGTTGCCCTCGCCTGTTTCCGGCGCAGCCTCCGCCGCGAATGAGAATCGAAACGATTCGACAAAACGCGAAGATCCTGTTGTAGGTTTTGTTCATGGCCTTTCCGGAATCCCTCCCGCTGATCCCTTTTCCGACCTCCGTGCGTCGCGCTGAGGGCGCGCTCGCGCTGACCTCCGCACGCGTGAACGGGCCGGATGACGCCGTCGCCGCGCTGCGTGAAGGGTTCGCCGCACGCACCTCGCTCCCCTTCGACAGCGCAGCGAGCGCGGATGACGCGCAGATCGTTCTCCAGGTCGGGTCGACCTCGGCGGGCACTCCCGAAAGCTACGAGCTGCGTGTCGGCGACCGTGTCGAGATCACCGGCGCCGATGAGGCCGGTCTCTTCTACGGCGTACAGACTCTCCGCCAGCTCGCGCACGAGGTCGACGGCGCATGGTCGGTCCCGCACATCGAGATCGACGACGCCCCGCGCTTCGCATACCGCGGCATCATGCTCGACGTCGCACGTCACTTCTTCGGTGTCGACGACGTCAAGCGCTACATTGACAACGCGAGCGCGCTGAAGTACAACCACCTGCACCTGCACCTCACCGATGACCAGGGCTGGCGCCTGCAGATCGACGCGTGGCCGCTGCTCACCGAGAAGGCCGCATCCTCTTCGGCACTCGGCGACGAGGGCGGCTTCTACACGAAGGACGACTACCGCGAGATCGTCCGCTACGCGGCGTCCAAGCACATGGTGCTCGTGCCCGAGGTCGATCTTCCGGGTCACACGCACGCGATCGGCGTCGCCTACCCCGAACTCGTCGAGGCTCCGGTGATCAGCGATCTCCTCATCTCTGAGGGCGAGCGTCTGAACCAGCCGCTTCCCGTGGCCGGTCAGGTCTACACGGGCTGGGGTGTCGGTCACTCCTCCGTGCGCATCGGGGAAGAGCGCACGTACGACTTCGTCCGCGACGTGCTCACCGAGGTCGCCGAGATCACGCCCGGCCCGTACCTGCACATCGGTGGTGACGAATCCCTCGGCACCACGGCAGAGGACTTCGCAACCTTCGTCACGCGCGCCACGCGCATCGCCGCCGAGACCGGCAAGACTCCCGTGGCCTGGCACGAGGTCGGCGCTGTCTCCGACATCGCCGAGGGCACGATCGGCCAGTACTGGGGCAAGGTCACTCCCGAGGGATCGCACGCCGAGGAAGCGGCGCACTTCGTCGCTCGCGGCGGCTCGCTGATCATGTCGGCATCGGATGCGACCTATCTCGACATGAAGTACGGCGCCGATTTCCCGCTCGGCCTCGTCTGGGCCGCCATCATCAACGTGCAGAAGGCCTACGAGTGGGAGCCGACCGCGGTCGTCCCCGGAGTCCCGGCCGAGGCGATCCTCGGCATCGAGGCTCCGCTGTGGTCCGAGACGACGCGCACGATGGCCGATGTCGAGCAGCTCGTCTTCCCGCGCGCTGCCGCCCACGCCGAGACCGCCTGGTCGGCGGCGACCGCACCCGAACGCACCTGGGACTCGTTCCGTGCCCGCGTCGCGGGCCTCGCTCCGGCATGGAAGGCTGAGGGGGTCAACTTCTACGCATCAGAGGAGATCCCATGGCAGAACTGACCCACAGCTCCGTGAGCGGCTCGCTCGTCATCCATTCGGCACGCATCGTCTCGGCGGGCACGATCGTGGATGACGGCTGGGCGCGCATCGAGGACGGGCGGTTCGTCGAGACCGGCACCGGCAGCGACTGGGCTCCGGCGGACACGGTGATCGATGCCAGGGAAGTTGCCGGCACCGGCGCCATCCTCACTGCGGGATTCGTCGACATCCACGGCCACGGGGGCGGCGGCGCGGCCTTCGACGACGGCATCGACGCGATCCGTCATGCCCGCGCGATGCACCGAGCGCATGGGACGACACGCGCGGTCGTCTCGCTCGTCACGGCATCCCTCGACGCCCTGGAGGCGCGCGTCGCCGCCGTCGCGGATCTGGTCGGCTCAGACGCGGACATCATCGGATCCCACTTGGAGGGTCCGTTCCTGGATCCTGCGCACAAGGGTGCGCACGACGCGGCACTGCTGCGCGATCCGGCTCCCGAGGAAGTCGCTCGACTGCTCGCTGCAGGCCGTGGAACCGTTCGTCAGGTGACGATCGCTCCCGAGCTCCCGGGTGGACTCGACGCGATCCGCGCGATCGTCGCCGCGGGCGCTGCGGCCGCCATCGGCCACACCAGCGCCGACGATGCCATGGCCCGTGCGGCCTTCGAGGCCGGGGCCACGATCCTCACGCATGCGTTCAACGCCATGCCCAGCATCCACCACCGCGCCCCTGGACCTGTCCTTGCCGCTGCGGCCGACCACCGCGTCATCCTCGAGGCGATCGCGGACAACGTGCACCTGCACCCGCACATCATCAAGCTCGTCTTCGATTCGGCTCCCGGACGGGTCGCACTCGTGACGGATGCGATGGCCGCCGCGGGTTCCGCAGACGGTCAGTACATCCTCGGCGCCCTTGAGGTCACGGTCGATCAGGGCGTGGCCAGGATCGCGAGCGGTTCTATCGCCGGGTCGACCCTGACACAGGATGTCGCGCTGCGCCGTGCTGTCGAGGCGGGCGCCTCCCTGGAGGCTGCCGTGGATGCCGTGACCACGACTCCGGCAGCAGCCGTCGGCCTCGGGGACCAGCTCGGTCGGGTGAGCGCCGGCTACCTCGGCGATGCCGTCCTGCTCACCTCCGACTTCACGGTCGCAGGCGTGTGGACCGGAGCCGCGCTCGCGCGTTGAGCCTGAGACTGCGGCCGCGCCACGCGGCCGGGCCAGTCAGGGAGGCCGCCGTCTCGGGGCGGACGGCGGCCTCTTCCCCCTCCTGGCAGAGTTCCCCACCTCTGCCGAGAGCGAGCGGGGCGAAGCTCCTCCCCCAGGACTTCACACTCACCGATGCACAGACGCTCATCGGGTCGCATCCGGCATCCCCCTCGGAGCCGAACACGACACTCTCTACAAGATGAGAGTGCGATCCCCCGAGTTCATTACGCGGATCCACAGAAGTTCTTTGAAAGCGAAGAAAATCTCGCGTTCCACTGGCCGCATGCATCAGAACGAGTAAGAATAGTGAGTCCGTGCGGGAGCTTCCCCACGGATCCTCGGCGCCACCCTGCCCCTGCGCCGATACCTGGGGAATCATCCATGACTACGCCTGACAACGCACACCAGCCCGACGGTTTCTCACGACCCCTCGAGGGCACCGGCGATGCGGATCTTGTCCTGCGTTCCCGCTCCGGGGATGCTGAGGCGTTCGGGGAACTCTGGCAGCGCCACTACCGTTCGGGCATCGTCGTCGCCCGCGCGACGACGTCGGTGCTCGACGCTGATGATCTCGTGCAAGAGGCCTACACCCGCATCTATCAGGCGATCCAGGCAGGAGGCGGACCCACAGGATCGTTCCGCGCGTACCTGTTCACAAGCATCCGGAACACGGCCGCGTCCTGGGGCCGCGCGCGCCGCGAAGATCCGATCGACGAGTTCGACGCGATTCCCGATCCCCAGACCACCGAGGCCGGAGTCGGCGAGGCTCTCGACCACAGCCTGACCGCCACCGCGTTCCGCAGCCTGCCCACTCGCTGGCAGGAGGTGCTCTGGTACACCGAGATCGAGCGCATGAAGCCCGCCGCGGTGGGTGCACTGCTCGGGATGTCCGCCGGCGCGACCTCGCAGCTCGCCTTCCGCGCCCGCGAAGGACTCCGTGAGGCCTGGATCCAGGCCCACCTGCACGCGGCGGGATCAGAGCCCGACTGCGCGTGGACGATCGAGCGGCTCGGCGCGTACTCACGCGGCAATCTGAGCGGCAGGGATCGCACCAAGCTCGACGCGCATCTCAAGGACTGCCAGCGCTGTGTGATCGTCGCGGCCGAGGCGAAGGATGTCTCACACCGTCTGGCGCTCGTCCTGGTTCCGCTCGTCCTCGGCGTCTCCGGCGGCTCGGCGTACCTGGCTGCCCTGCAGCACGGCACCGCGACCTCGATTCCGCTCGCGGCGATGCCGTCGTCAGTCATGGATGGTGCGGCGTACCTCGGTGCCGCCCCCGGCATCGACGCCACTGCGCACGCGACGTCCGGCGCCGGCGGGCAGACCGTCGGTGCAGGAGGCGCAGCATCCGGGGCCGGCGGCGCGGCCAGCTCCGGAGGCATCATCTCGGGGATCGGCGCCCTCGTCGGCGTGGGCTCCGCGGCGCTCGTCGTCGCCGGCGCAGTCGTCGCCGCGGCCGTCGTGCCGGGGCTGCTTCTCGCCCCCAGCGCGACATCGCTTCCGGTCGCGGGCGAACTCGGCGGCCCGGGGATCGTCGCCGAGGTGGCCCCTGATGCAGATGCGGGTGAGCGCCCGCTGGTGATCGTCCCGAACGCTTCCACGCCCCGGACGCGCAGCGGCCAGGACCCGCGTGCCGAGGCCCCGCTCGCCGATGCCCCGACGTCGACGACGCCTCCGGTGACGCCGCCCGAACAGACCGCTCCTCCTGTCGACCCCGATCCCACGGACCCGACCGATCCGACCGACCCGGGTGTCACGGATCCGGGAGTCACGGATCCTGGGGAGACCGAGCCGGGCGAGACGGATCCGACCGATCCCACGGAGCCGACCGATCCCACAGATCCCACGGACCCTGGGACCACCGATCCCGGCACCACGGATCCGGGCACCACAGATCCCACGGACCCCGGTACAACGGATCCCACCGATCCGACGGACCTTGGCACGACAGACCCCGGCACCACCGATCCCGGCACCACGGACCCAACAGAGCCCGGAATCCCCGTGGGTGCGCTTCCGACCGTGGGCACGCCGACCATCACCTGCGATGCTTCTCCCCGTCTCTTCCGATGGGCAGAATACGCGTTCCCCGTGTCTGGCATCCCGAGCACCGAAGTGGAGCTGCTCGTCGACGGGTTCGTCGGCCCGCGTACGGCCCTCGATGAGACGGGTACCGGCACGGTCGTGCTGCGCACCACGGCTCTGGACTGGCTCTTGGATGCGTTCGTCCAGTTCCGGTACGTCACCGCGTCCGACGACGCAGCGAAGACCCCCACCGTGGCGCTGAGCTCCTTCGGCAGCACCACGCACTGTCTGATCGACGGTGAACCTGCCACAGAGACCGACGAGAACGCGCCCACCGAGGCCACCGACCCGCCGCCGAGCGCACCTGCCGCGCCGACGGATGAGGCCCCGCCCGTCCCGGCTGCGCGTGTGGAATCCACGACGGACAGCAGCCGCGCTGACGAGTCCGCCAGCGCGGACACCCCCACGGGCGACCCGAACGCCGGCGAGACCGCCGTCGAGGATCCCGTCGCCGAGAGTCCCCTCGCTGAGCAGTCGGTGATGAACGAGCCGGCCGCAGACGTGGCACCCGACAGCACCGCCGCCGTCGCGGACTGACGCCCGCACATCGCTCTCCGCGGGCGGCCTTCTCCGAGGCGCCGCCTAGACTGGAAGCATGTCCTCGTCTTCGCCGTCCCAGGAAACTCCGGGCGTCAACCCGCCCGCCGTTCTCGACATCGTGCGCGTGATCGTTCTGATCGGCGCTCTCGCCTCGCTGGCGCTCTGGGGCGCTTTCTCCTGGCCTTTCCCGTGGAACATCGCGGTCGCCATCGGCGCCCCGCTGCTCGTGCTGCTGGCGTGGGCGCTGTTCCTGTCGCCCCGGCCGGTGCTGCGCGTGCACCCCTTCGTGCGCGCACTCGTCGAGCTTGTGATCTACGCGAGCGTCACGGTGGCCTGGTGGTCGATGGGTCAGGTGTGGGTCGGCATCGGCTTCGCCATCGTCGCGATCGCGACCGGACTCGTCGCAGGCCGCCGCGCGCTGGCATGACAGCACACGACACCCCCGTCGTTGCGCAGCTGCGCGCTGCACTCGGTGAGCGTGTCGACACCTCCTCCACCGCACTCGAAGGCGCTCGCGCCGACAAGTCCGGCCAGATCTCTCCCGGCGCACCCCTCGCAGTCGTGCACGCCGAGAGCGTCGCCGACGTCCAGACGACCCTGCGCATCGCGACAACCACCTCGACGCCCGTCGTCACCCGCGGAGCCGGAACGGGACTCGCGGGCGGCGCGAACGCGGGCCCCGGAGAGATCGTCCTCTCCACCCTGCGGATGAACCGCATCCTCGAGATCCGCGCTGACGATCTGCTCGCGGTCGTCGAGCCCGGCATCATCAACGACGACCTCGCGACGGCCCTCGCCGCACAAGGGCTCTGGTGGGCCCCTGATCCCGCGAGTCGCCAGATTTCGACCGTCGGTGGCAACATCGCCACGGGCGCGGGCGGACTGCTCTGCGCGAAGTACGGCGTCGTCCGTGATGCCGTGCTGGGCGTCGATCTCGTCCTCGCTGACGGGCGCCTGGTCCATCTCGGTCACCGCAGCGTGAAAGGCGTCACCGGGCTCGACCTGACGTCGCTGGTGATCGGGTCCGAGGGCACCCTGGGCGTCATCGTCGGCGCGACGCTGAAACTGCGCCGTGCGATCCCCGGCACCGTCTGCACCCTCACAGCGACCTTCCCGACAGTGCGCGCCGCTGCCGTGGCATCCGCGGCCGTCACCTCCGCCGGCATCCAGCCGGCGATCATGGAGCTCATGGATGCGACGAGCCTCGCAGCCGTCCATCGCCTCCTTCGCCTCCCCGAGGCCACGCCCGGTGCGGCGCAGCTCACGATCCAGACCGACGACCCCGCAGCGTCAGGCGAGGCCGACCAGATCGCCGCGGTTCTGCGTGCGTCTGGCGGAAGCGTCACCCTCACTCACGACCGTGAAGAGGGCGAACGGCTGCTCGCCGTGCGTCGCTCCATGCACGCCGCGATGGCCTCACTCGGCAACACGCTCATCGAAGACGTCTCCGTTCCCCGCAGCGCTCTCCCCGCGATGTTCGACGAGATCGCCCGGATCGAGACACAGCACGGCCTCACGATCCCGACGATCGCGCACGCCGGAGATGGCAATCTGCACCCCAACTTCATCTTCGACGGCGACAGCGTCCCCGATGCCATCTGGCGGGCCGCAGACGACCTGTTCCGCGCCGCGATCCGCCTCGGCGGAACGCTGACCGGGGAACATGGGATCGGGATGCTGAAGAGCCGCTGGCTGGCCGAAGAACTCGGTCAGGACCAGTGGGAGCTGCAGCGCCAGATCGTCCGCGTCTTCGACCCCGCAGGAATCCTCAACCCCGGGAAGGTTTTCGTGGGAGCATCACATGCCTGACATCCACGTCTCCGCAGCCATCATCCGTGATGCGACGGGCCGTGTGCTCGTGGTGCGCAAGAACGGGACGACGCGCTTCATGCAGCCGGGCGGCAAGCCCGAGGCCGGCGAGACCGCCGCTGAGACCCTGGTGCGTGAACTCCACGAGGAGCTCGGCCTCGTCTGTGCCGTCGAAGACCTCACCCCGCTGGGCGTCTTCATCTCCGCCGCCGCCAACGAGCCCGGGCACCGGGTGGTCGCGACGGCCTTCTCGATGACCGCCGAGGAGGACGACGTCCAGGTCCAGGCTGAGATCGCGGAGTTGCGATGGATCACGCCGACCGACGCGCGCACGCTGCCGCTGGCCCCGCTCAGCGAAGAGCACCTGCTGCCGATCGCCTGGGGCTGACCCGATACCGGTGTCGAAACGACGCTGGCCCCTCCGTGAAGGAGAGGCCAGCGGAAAGTCAGTAGTGGCGGATCAGATGCCCTGCCACGCAGGCTTGTTGTCGTAGGAGTAGCGGTAGTAGTCGGCCAGCTTGAGCTGCGATGCCGCCGCCTCGTCGACGACGACCGTCACGTGTGGGTGCAGCTGCACGGCGGAAGCCGGCATGAAGGCAGACATCGGGCCTTCGACGGCCTCGGCGACCGCACGGGCCTTCCCCTCACCGAAGGCGAGCAGCACCAGGTGGCGCGCCTCGAGAATCGTGCCGAGACCCTGCGTGATGCAGTGACGGGGCACGTCGTCGATCGAGTCGAAGAAGCGGGCGTTGTCTTC
The DNA window shown above is from Microbacterium keratanolyticum and carries:
- a CDS encoding YrdB family protein, with the translated sequence MSSSSPSQETPGVNPPAVLDIVRVIVLIGALASLALWGAFSWPFPWNIAVAIGAPLLVLLAWALFLSPRPVLRVHPFVRALVELVIYASVTVAWWSMGQVWVGIGFAIVAIATGLVAGRRALA
- the nagA gene encoding N-acetylglucosamine-6-phosphate deacetylase — translated: MAELTHSSVSGSLVIHSARIVSAGTIVDDGWARIEDGRFVETGTGSDWAPADTVIDAREVAGTGAILTAGFVDIHGHGGGGAAFDDGIDAIRHARAMHRAHGTTRAVVSLVTASLDALEARVAAVADLVGSDADIIGSHLEGPFLDPAHKGAHDAALLRDPAPEEVARLLAAGRGTVRQVTIAPELPGGLDAIRAIVAAGAAAAIGHTSADDAMARAAFEAGATILTHAFNAMPSIHHRAPGPVLAAAADHRVILEAIADNVHLHPHIIKLVFDSAPGRVALVTDAMAAAGSADGQYILGALEVTVDQGVARIASGSIAGSTLTQDVALRRAVEAGASLEAAVDAVTTTPAAAVGLGDQLGRVSAGYLGDAVLLTSDFTVAGVWTGAALAR
- a CDS encoding FAD-binding oxidoreductase, whose amino-acid sequence is MTAHDTPVVAQLRAALGERVDTSSTALEGARADKSGQISPGAPLAVVHAESVADVQTTLRIATTTSTPVVTRGAGTGLAGGANAGPGEIVLSTLRMNRILEIRADDLLAVVEPGIINDDLATALAAQGLWWAPDPASRQISTVGGNIATGAGGLLCAKYGVVRDAVLGVDLVLADGRLVHLGHRSVKGVTGLDLTSLVIGSEGTLGVIVGATLKLRRAIPGTVCTLTATFPTVRAAAVASAAVTSAGIQPAIMELMDATSLAAVHRLLRLPEATPGAAQLTIQTDDPAASGEADQIAAVLRASGGSVTLTHDREEGERLLAVRRSMHAAMASLGNTLIEDVSVPRSALPAMFDEIARIETQHGLTIPTIAHAGDGNLHPNFIFDGDSVPDAIWRAADDLFRAAIRLGGTLTGEHGIGMLKSRWLAEELGQDQWELQRQIVRVFDPAGILNPGKVFVGASHA
- a CDS encoding family 20 glycosylhydrolase, with the protein product MAFPESLPLIPFPTSVRRAEGALALTSARVNGPDDAVAALREGFAARTSLPFDSAASADDAQIVLQVGSTSAGTPESYELRVGDRVEITGADEAGLFYGVQTLRQLAHEVDGAWSVPHIEIDDAPRFAYRGIMLDVARHFFGVDDVKRYIDNASALKYNHLHLHLTDDQGWRLQIDAWPLLTEKAASSSALGDEGGFYTKDDYREIVRYAASKHMVLVPEVDLPGHTHAIGVAYPELVEAPVISDLLISEGERLNQPLPVAGQVYTGWGVGHSSVRIGEERTYDFVRDVLTEVAEITPGPYLHIGGDESLGTTAEDFATFVTRATRIAAETGKTPVAWHEVGAVSDIAEGTIGQYWGKVTPEGSHAEEAAHFVARGGSLIMSASDATYLDMKYGADFPLGLVWAAIINVQKAYEWEPTAVVPGVPAEAILGIEAPLWSETTRTMADVEQLVFPRAAAHAETAWSAATAPERTWDSFRARVAGLAPAWKAEGVNFYASEEIPWQN
- a CDS encoding NUDIX hydrolase, which translates into the protein MPDIHVSAAIIRDATGRVLVVRKNGTTRFMQPGGKPEAGETAAETLVRELHEELGLVCAVEDLTPLGVFISAAANEPGHRVVATAFSMTAEEDDVQVQAEIAELRWITPTDARTLPLAPLSEEHLLPIAWG
- a CDS encoding RNA polymerase sigma factor → MTTPDNAHQPDGFSRPLEGTGDADLVLRSRSGDAEAFGELWQRHYRSGIVVARATTSVLDADDLVQEAYTRIYQAIQAGGGPTGSFRAYLFTSIRNTAASWGRARREDPIDEFDAIPDPQTTEAGVGEALDHSLTATAFRSLPTRWQEVLWYTEIERMKPAAVGALLGMSAGATSQLAFRAREGLREAWIQAHLHAAGSEPDCAWTIERLGAYSRGNLSGRDRTKLDAHLKDCQRCVIVAAEAKDVSHRLALVLVPLVLGVSGGSAYLAALQHGTATSIPLAAMPSSVMDGAAYLGAAPGIDATAHATSGAGGQTVGAGGAASGAGGAASSGGIISGIGALVGVGSAALVVAGAVVAAAVVPGLLLAPSATSLPVAGELGGPGIVAEVAPDADAGERPLVIVPNASTPRTRSGQDPRAEAPLADAPTSTTPPVTPPEQTAPPVDPDPTDPTDPTDPGVTDPGVTDPGETEPGETDPTDPTEPTDPTDPTDPGTTDPGTTDPGTTDPTDPGTTDPTDPTDLGTTDPGTTDPGTTDPTEPGIPVGALPTVGTPTITCDASPRLFRWAEYAFPVSGIPSTEVELLVDGFVGPRTALDETGTGTVVLRTTALDWLLDAFVQFRYVTASDDAAKTPTVALSSFGSTTHCLIDGEPATETDENAPTEATDPPPSAPAAPTDEAPPVPAARVESTTDSSRADESASADTPTGDPNAGETAVEDPVAESPLAEQSVMNEPAADVAPDSTAAVAD